Genomic DNA from Candidatus Manganitrophaceae bacterium:
CCGGATCGACTCGCGCACCGCCGCCTGGAGGGAGAGGGTCCGAAGCGGAGAAGACTCCATCACCAAAATCTGAATCAGTCCGAGCCCCTGACGCCGCAAGGCATACGGATCTTCCGAGCCGCTCGGGATCAGCCCGACGCCGAAGCAGCCGACGAGGGTATCGAGTTTGTCGGCCACCGCCACCGCCTGGCCGAGCGGGCTCTTCGGCAACGCGCCGCCTGAATACCGGGGGAGATAATGCTCCTCGATCGCCGAGGCGACTGCGGCCTCCTCTCCGTCGAGCCGGGCGTAGGTCCGGCCCATGACCCCCTGCAGCGCGGGAAACTCACGAACCACGCCGCTGATCAGATCGGCCTTGCAAAGGAGCGCGGCGCGCCCGATTGCCTCGGGCGACGTCCCTGCCTCCACCCCGATCTGCTGGGCGAGCGGGACCAGCCGCTCGACTTTCTCATGGAGTGTCCCAAGCTTCGCTTGGAAGGTCACCCCCTTGAGCCCTTCGACCCGGTCGGCCAATCGGCTCTTGCGGTCTTGGCTGAAATAAAATTGGGCATCGACGAGCCGCGCGCGCAACACCCGCTCGTTCCCCTTCCGGATCGTTTCCGGTTGGTCGGTCGGATTGTTGACGATGGTGACAAAGTGGGGCAGGAGCGCGCCTTGTTGATGATGAAGGGGGAAGTAGCCTTGGTGCTCTTTCATCGCCGTGATGATCACCTCCTTCGGAACCTCCAGGAAGGAGGGATCAAAGGCGCCGCAGATTGCTTTCGGATACTCCACCATAAAAGCCGCCTGCCAGACGAGCGCTTCGTCTTCTTCAATCTCCCCTTTTTTCTCTCGGGCGAGATCGCTCATCTCTTGGATGATCAAATCATATCGCTCTTTGGGGTCGATGAGGACAGACCGACGCCGCATCTCTTTTTGGTAAGAGGCGAAGTCGGCGACCTGGAACGATTCCGGGGCGAGGATCCGGTGGCCGTAGGAGATCCGATCGGAGGCGACCCCCGCGAACGAAAAAGGAACCACCTCGCCATTATAAAGCGCGACGATCCAGCGGACCGGCCGGACGAAGGAGACCCCTTCATCGTTCCATCGCATCGATCGGGGGAAGGAGAGCGAGGAGATCATTTCGGGGAGGAGCTTTTGAAGAAGGGTCGCCGTCGGCTCACCGCGGATCTCCTTCTCGACCGAAAGGTACTCTCCCTTCTCGGTCTGCCGGACCTTTAATTCCAACACGGCGACCCCTTGCGATTTGGCAAAACCGATCGCCGCGGGGGTCGGATTCCCCTGCGCATCGAAGCCGACCTTTTTGGAAGGGCCGGTGGCCACCTCGGTCCGGCGCTCCTGTTGCGGGGCGAGCGAGGGGAGGGTCAGGATCAGCCGTCGCGGCGTGCCATACACCTGCGGCGGATCGAACGGGATCCCCAGGGCGGAGAGACGCGCCGTCACCCCCGCTTTCAGCTGCTCCAGCGCCGAGGCCATGACATTGGAAGGAATCTCCTCCACACCGATTTCAAGGAAGAGCTCCCGAGGTCCCTTTCCGGTCGCCTTGGAAACGGCGCTCTTTTTTCCGGGACGGCTCCCCGCGCTCCCTTCTGCGGAACCCTTAGGAGCCATGGTTCTTGTCCTTTAAGAGAGGGAACCCGGCCGCTTCACGTTGTTTGAGATACCCTTCAGCGCAAAGCCGGGCCAATCCGCGGACGCGGGCGATATAGCTGGTTCGCTCGGTCACGGAGATCGCGCCCCGGGCATCGAGCAGGTTGAAGAAATGGGAGCTCTTCATGCAGTATTCATAGGCGGGAAGAATGAGGCCTTTGGAGATCAGCCGTCGAGACTCTTCCTCGGCGCGATGGAACGCTTCTTTCAGGTGGACGATGTTCGCCTCTTCGAAATTAAACCGGGAAAACTGGACCTCCCCCTCATGATGGACTTCGCCATAAGAGACCTGGTCATTCCAGGCGAGATCGTAGACGTTGTCGACCTGCTGCAGGTACATCGCAACCCGCTCCAGCCAATAGGTGATCTCCACCGAAATCGGATTGAGCTGAATCCCGCCGATCTCCTGGAAATAGGTGAACTGGGTGATCTCCATCCCGTCTAATCGGACCTCCCAGCCGAGTCCCCAGGCGCCGAGGGTCGGCGACTCCCAATCGTCCTGGACAAATCGGATGTCGTGCTCCTCCATCTTGATGCCGAAGGAGGAGAGGCTCTGAAGATAAAGCGCTTGGATGTTCTCGGGCGCCGGTTTGAGGATCACTTGGTATTGGTAGTAGTGCTGAAGGCGGTTCGGGTTCTCGCCGTAGCGGCCGTCGGCGGGGCGGCGCGAGGCCTGAACATAAGCGGCATTCCAAGGCTCCGGCCCGAGCGCGCGCAAAAAGGTCGCCGGATGAAAGGTTCCGGCGCCGACCTCGGTGTCATACGATTGAAGGATCAGACAGCCTTGCGCGGCCCAGTAGCGGTGAAGCGACAAAAAAAGCTCTTGAAAGGTAAGCGGCTTGCGGGCTGTTTGAGACGTTTTGTGGACAGAGGCCGTCGCGCTCTTTCTCTGAGAAGTGGTGGCTTTCAAGGGGTCCTTCATTAGAATAGCGCAAGGTGAGCGTTCGAGCTACAAGTTAACAAAAGATTTCGGAGATTGTCAAGCAAATCAAGCGAATTTAGATGCAGGACCATCGGTTCCGAGTTGCGAAATGAACCCGGCTTTTTCTTACTCCGCATTCCGCAATTAAAACTTTTTTAGGAGTGGACCGGCTCCGGAACAAATTTTGGGGAAGGCGCCCCGGTGATATAGGTAATGTGATCCCCGAAGAGGACCTCAATTTCCGACCGCATCGCGGCAGTGAGTTTAATCCGATGCGCGGCGGCATAGTCCATCCGCTGCGATCCCCTAAGAAAAGCGAGGGTCCCTTGGGAGATCGATGCGAGCCGCTCCATCCGCTCGGCACAGGGGGGGCAGACGGTTCCGCCCTGGCCGGGGGAGAAGTAGATTTTGGGCTCGGTCAGCCGCTTGCGGCATTTTAAGCACTGGTCGAGCCTCGGTTGATATCCGCTATAGGCGACCAGACGGATGACAAAGAGGATCGCGGAGAGCTGCCGGTCGGCCCCCTTCTCCAAATAGGTGAGCGCTTCGAGCAAAAGACGAAAGATCGCCGGGTTCGGCTCCTCATCCGGGGTCAACTTCTGGACCATCTGAACCATATGGGAGGCGAGATGAATCTCGGACCAGTTCTCCCGGAGCAGCTGAAAAGAGTGGACGATGTCCGACTGGTTGATCCGGGCGAGTTTGTCCCCCGGTTTTTCGAAGACAACGAGATTGCAGTGGGTAAACGGCTCCAGCGCGGCACCGAACCGGCTCTTCATCCGACGGGCCCCCTTCGCCACCCCTTTTAGCTTCCCTTTTTTAGCGGTAAAAAAAGTGACCAGCTTATCGGCCTCACCGAGCTTAATGCTCCCGAGAACGATCGCCGGCGTGGTCAGTAACGACATGCCTCTCCTTATAAAATAATAAAGTAAGAAAAATTTTATTTTACTTCATAGACGGTCTATTTACAAGGAGGAGGTTCGGTTTGGATGGTTCTCATTTTCTGAACTTAGGGAGGAAGGAAAAGGTAGGTGGAGCGATTGATTATAACCGAGGGAAGCTGCGTCCTCGCTCCACCCCTCCCCCAGTAGGGCTCTTTCTCTCCGACATAGCACGCCACCGAGGAGATAAACCTAGAGCTAGTGATTTCTGAATCAAAAAAAAGATCGTAAGCGCCTGCGCGGCAAGGGCGCACTACGCCCCCCCCCCACTCTGCTGCGTTTTATATCAGACGTTCCATCGACCGAATCAGGTCACCTGTCGAAGCCCCATCCGCGGTGCTCTCCCGCACGTGGTGCAAGTTGTGACCGTGGGGGGGAGCCCCCCCGCTGCACGGGAGGCCGCAGGGGAGCCCAAGGCGCGACCGGCTATTGATTCAGACGGCAGGGAAGGAACACCGTAAAGGTCGATCCTTTTCCTTGCTCACTTTCGACGCGGATCTCCCCCTCGAGCAGATTCACCAGGTCCTTAACGATCCGCAATCCCAACCCGACGCCGCCGAACTCCCGGGTGAGGTCGGCATCGAGCTGATAAAAGGCCTCGAAGATTCTCGGCAGCGCCTCCGGCTTCATGCCGATGCCGGTATCACTCACCGCCACCTCGACGCCGTCGCGTCGCGGTGCCTTCCGCGCCGTCAAGGTAATGCCGCCGTGGCGTGTGAATTTGACCGCATTTGAAAGAAGGTTGACGAGAATCTGCTTGACCTTCCCCGCATCGGTCTCCAGCGTCGAAAGGGTCTCTTCCACCTCCTGCTTGAGATAAAGTCCCCGTTCATCGATCAGGGGTTGCATCCCGGAGATCACCTCCTCGATGAGGTCGTGAAGGTCGAACGAAGAGCGCTGAATTTTCAGCCGCCCCGCCTCCATCCGGGAGAGGTCGAGGACCTCTTCGATCAGATGCAGCAGGTCGTCGGCGTTTCTCAAAATTCCTTCAAGCGGCTTTTTCTGATCCGATCCGACGGGACCGAAGGTTTCATCGTGCATCAAGGTGGCATAGCCGAGGATGGAATTCAACGGGGTTCGAAGCTCATGTGAGACGTTTGAGACAAACTGCGATTTCAAACGGCTCGCCTCTTCCGCCTCATGCGTCCGCCGCTGGAGCGCCTCGTTCGCCGTCTGCAACTCCGCCGTCCGCTCCCGCACCCGAATCTCCAGCTCTTCATTCAATTTACGGATCGCATTCTCCACCTGTTTCCGTTCGGTGATATCCTGCGCCGTCCCGAACATCCGCACCGGCTTTCCTTCTTTGTTGAGGAGGACCTCTCCCTGGCTGTGAAGGATCCGTACGATTCCATCCGGGCGGACGATTCGGTGCTCGAAGGCGAAAGTCTGGCCGTTCTGATATGCCTTCTCGATGATCTCTTTTACGGAAGCAAGGTCCTCCGGATGAAGAAAGGTGAGATACCGATCATAGGTCATCCCTTCCGATCGGGAAGAGAGCCCATAGATCCGATAGAGCTCGTCGGACCAGGTCAGCGTGTTAGAGGCGATCTCCCACTCCCAGCTCCCGATATGGGCGATCCGCTGGGCAACGGAAAGCTGCGCCTGACTTTTCCGAAGCCGCTCCTCCGCCTCTCTTCGCTCGGTCAGGTCGCGGGTGAGCTTCGAGAAGCCGATCAGCTCTCCCTCTTCATTCCGAATCGGGGTGATCACCGCGCTGGCCCAAAACCGGGAGCCGTCTTTTCGGACGCGCCATCCTTCATCTTCAAACTGACCGTCTTCAACGGCCCGCTTTAACTCATATCCCGCTTTGTCCCACACTTTATCTTCATCCGGATAGAAGACGGAGAAGTGCTTTCCGATAATTTCGTCGAGCTGATATCCCTTGATCTGCACCGCCCCCCGATTCCAGCTCACCACCCGCCCTTGGGGATCGAGCATAAAAATGGCATAGTCTCGGACCCCCTCCACCAGAAGACGGTGACGCTGCTCCGCCTGTCTTCGCTCCGTCAGGTCCCGGGTAATCTTTGCAAAGCCGATTCGCTTTCCTTCATCATTCTCTAAGCGGGTAATCACGATATTGGCCCAGAATCGGGAGCCGTCTTTCCGAATCCGCCAGCCCTCTTCCTCGAATCGCCCCTCTTCCAAAGCGCGGGACAGGTTGTACGCCGGTTTCCCTCGACGCTGATCGTCCTTGGTATAAAAGGCAGAGAAATGTTTGCCGATGATCTCCTCAGGACGGTATCCCTTGATCCGCTCCGCCCCCTGATTCCAGCTCATCACCTTTCCCTGAAGATCGAGAAGGTAAATCGCATAATCCTTCACCTCCTCTACCAGGTGGCGATAGCTTTCTAAACTCTGCAGAAGCGGTTCTGAATCGCGACGCGCTTTCCCCATTATGTGACTTCCCCCATTATTTTAGATATTTGGTTGAAGACCCTTTCTGCGGTCACTTTCGGCTGAGTCGGATCGGCAGCGTGAAGGTGAAGGTCGATCCTTTTCCAGGGTCGCTTTCCACCCGGATCCCCCCTTCCAACAAAGAGAGCAGCTCTTTAACGATCGC
This window encodes:
- a CDS encoding glycine--tRNA ligase subunit beta; amino-acid sequence: MAPKGSAEGSAGSRPGKKSAVSKATGKGPRELFLEIGVEEIPSNVMASALEQLKAGVTARLSALGIPFDPPQVYGTPRRLILTLPSLAPQQERRTEVATGPSKKVGFDAQGNPTPAAIGFAKSQGVAVLELKVRQTEKGEYLSVEKEIRGEPTATLLQKLLPEMISSLSFPRSMRWNDEGVSFVRPVRWIVALYNGEVVPFSFAGVASDRISYGHRILAPESFQVADFASYQKEMRRRSVLIDPKERYDLIIQEMSDLAREKKGEIEEDEALVWQAAFMVEYPKAICGAFDPSFLEVPKEVIITAMKEHQGYFPLHHQQGALLPHFVTIVNNPTDQPETIRKGNERVLRARLVDAQFYFSQDRKSRLADRVEGLKGVTFQAKLGTLHEKVERLVPLAQQIGVEAGTSPEAIGRAALLCKADLISGVVREFPALQGVMGRTYARLDGEEAAVASAIEEHYLPRYSGGALPKSPLGQAVAVADKLDTLVGCFGVGLIPSGSEDPYALRRQGLGLIQILVMESSPLRTLSLQAAVRESIRLYEMQQKFSAGQVAAEVTGFLKQRVASYLQSEGIRYDLIDAVLAGELDRPQVMIDWARALVRFSKQPLFGPLMTGFKRAIRILPKGFSGEVDPSLLKEQVEKDLYAAISRVDNTIRADLSEGRYEQVLEILATLYEPLNRFFEGVMVMDPNPEVQRNRLSLLFRIKKRFDAFGDFSKIVEGEGATKPEQK
- the recO gene encoding DNA repair protein RecO; the encoded protein is MSLLTTPAIVLGSIKLGEADKLVTFFTAKKGKLKGVAKGARRMKSRFGAALEPFTHCNLVVFEKPGDKLARINQSDIVHSFQLLRENWSEIHLASHMVQMVQKLTPDEEPNPAIFRLLLEALTYLEKGADRQLSAILFVIRLVAYSGYQPRLDQCLKCRKRLTEPKIYFSPGQGGTVCPPCAERMERLASISQGTLAFLRGSQRMDYAAAHRIKLTAAMRSEIEVLFGDHITYITGAPSPKFVPEPVHS
- a CDS encoding PAS domain S-box protein, with translation MGKARRDSEPLLQSLESYRHLVEEVKDYAIYLLDLQGKVMSWNQGAERIKGYRPEEIIGKHFSAFYTKDDQRRGKPAYNLSRALEEGRFEEEGWRIRKDGSRFWANIVITRLENDEGKRIGFAKITRDLTERRQAEQRHRLLVEGVRDYAIFMLDPQGRVVSWNRGAVQIKGYQLDEIIGKHFSVFYPDEDKVWDKAGYELKRAVEDGQFEDEGWRVRKDGSRFWASAVITPIRNEEGELIGFSKLTRDLTERREAEERLRKSQAQLSVAQRIAHIGSWEWEIASNTLTWSDELYRIYGLSSRSEGMTYDRYLTFLHPEDLASVKEIIEKAYQNGQTFAFEHRIVRPDGIVRILHSQGEVLLNKEGKPVRMFGTAQDITERKQVENAIRKLNEELEIRVRERTAELQTANEALQRRTHEAEEASRLKSQFVSNVSHELRTPLNSILGYATLMHDETFGPVGSDQKKPLEGILRNADDLLHLIEEVLDLSRMEAGRLKIQRSSFDLHDLIEEVISGMQPLIDERGLYLKQEVEETLSTLETDAGKVKQILVNLLSNAVKFTRHGGITLTARKAPRRDGVEVAVSDTGIGMKPEALPRIFEAFYQLDADLTREFGGVGLGLRIVKDLVNLLEGEIRVESEQGKGSTFTVFLPCRLNQ
- a CDS encoding glycine--tRNA ligase subunit alpha, producing the protein MKDPLKATTSQRKSATASVHKTSQTARKPLTFQELFLSLHRYWAAQGCLILQSYDTEVGAGTFHPATFLRALGPEPWNAAYVQASRRPADGRYGENPNRLQHYYQYQVILKPAPENIQALYLQSLSSFGIKMEEHDIRFVQDDWESPTLGAWGLGWEVRLDGMEITQFTYFQEIGGIQLNPISVEITYWLERVAMYLQQVDNVYDLAWNDQVSYGEVHHEGEVQFSRFNFEEANIVHLKEAFHRAEEESRRLISKGLILPAYEYCMKSSHFFNLLDARGAISVTERTSYIARVRGLARLCAEGYLKQREAAGFPLLKDKNHGS